TCCATCTTTTCATGGAGAGAGGTCCGGAGCTTGGAAATTATTGTAACGCCCTTAGCTGGCATTATACCCTTTATCACATCCTTCATGTTAGAAGTAGGTAGTCAAAAAGAGAcatgaattttaataaaaagcgGTTGCTCGTATCTCAAATTTTGCTCTCATCTCAAAGCAAAACATCGCTTGCTCGGCAGCTCATATCTCAAAACACTCGTATATTAGGGCGCTCGTATATCGAGGTACCACTGTACTATACAATCAAACCACAACAAAAATAAAGCATGGATGTTGCCTGTCctccactttatttaaaatagacCTCGACAGTACTTTAAAAAGATGGACACAAAAATGTAGAACAATGGGGATACCACTCACCAACACTATGGTATATATGCTCAACTTTGCAGACGATCAAGTAATAATGTCTTAAGCTTATGACCAGTTAAACTATATGGCTCAGACATTAATTGAAGAGTGTGAAATATGGAGTCTAGAAGTCaataaaaagaaaactgaatacttGTGCATTGGAGGACAACAAAAAGAACTCATATTAGATGACATGACCATGATAAAGCACTGCTAAAACTACAAATATCTAGGTATCAATATTTTGCATGATGGAGCATTAAGTAAAGCCATAAAAGAAAGAAATATGGCAGGTAGAAAAGCCATCACAATGTTAAACAATTTTATGGGGCCAACATATCAGCAGAAAAATAAAAAGAGGATATATGAGACTATAGTGAAAAGTATCACTCTATACAGCTGTAAGGTATGGCCACTGAAACACTGGCAACACTGATAGCAATGGAAATGGGTTATTCGAGAATAGCAGCAGGAAGATCTAGAAGGGAAAGGATTATTAACAAAAATGCACTATAGACCAGGAcagatctgttttgaggtggatgtgagagatggcattcggatttttgcagataaagttaggtgacaacttcaataattataattgacttatgctccttctcaaatatgcccggaacattaatacaaaaaaattaaaatatttaaaaatttcaataaacatcaaattttttctactttctttgcttataactttaaaacgattcattttggaacaaagttgtagggaaataaaataaagttaattaaattttgtatgatatacgactggttaaaagtcttaaattattaccctttctgcaaaatagcaataaatacaaaataagggggcaaaataggcctatttttgttcaatgtttttcaaccgctttggttgcacttagaacctttgTAATTcgcttataacatacttaaaccgtccaccaaatttcattaaaatcgacttaatagattctgcataataattttgcaatctaaatgtttttaaaaaagttcaaattttttaaaaaatttctgaacaaaaagtagaccatttaaaagttggttaatttttttacatataaacaggcactctacctatctaatacaccctacagaattaaaatcggattatttaggcAGATTGAGCAATGTTTTAACatgataaacaattttttggcttataaacaaattagtgctgtcgTTAGGAGGGGATGCAACAGCCTCCTGTAtatagatggacttacccaagtgtttttatgtattttgacccgtagaacacgaattttttgggtaacagttgattcggatgtcgataagattgatataaataaagagctcgaggaattacataacagcgatttatcgcaaaataaaacatttttttgtatttcttggacaattctaagcaaaaaagttcttacaagttttttcgtaggatgcatagttttcgagataaacgcggttgaactttcaaaaaatcgaaaaattgcaatttttgaacccgaataactttttattaaaaaataaaaaagcaattctgctgacagaatttaaaagtttaagtcaaattataccggttttgattgtttgcattgctaaaaattaatttttttatttttaaagaaagctatttgtttataagccaaaaaattgtgtataattctaaaacattgctgaggcctcttaaataatccgattataattctgtaaagtgtattagataggtagagcgcctctttatatgtaaaaaaattagccaatttctaaatggtctactttttgttcagaaagtttttaaaaatttgaactttttttaaaaaaatttagattggaaatttattatgcaaaatctattaggtcgattttaatgaaatttggtagactgtttaagtatgttataagaattttctaagcgaattactaaggttctaagtaccattaaagtggttaaaaacattgaataacaacaggcttattttgcccccttattttgtatttattgctaaaTTGCAGAAAGGATAatactttaagacatttttaaccagtcgtatatcatacaaaattcaattatctttattttatttgtttatgactttgttccaaaacgaatcattttaaagttataagcaaagaaagtagaaaaaaatcgacatttttcgaaatttttaaatattttattttttttattaatgttccaggcatatttgagaaggagcataagccaATTATTACTattgaaggtgtcacctaactttatctgcaagaatccgaatgccacctctcacatccaaaaatagatgTTTTTTCACAGATCAGCCCTGGTCTACTAAAGAATTAATGGGAATCAAGTGAACAATCACAGATGacttatctggttcggacatatACACAGAATGGATGAACAATGACAATGAGTATcaaaggaaatactaaaatggCAACCAGAAAGAATGAGAAAATGAGGTAGACTGAGAAAAGTTGGAGCTAGGGAATAGACAAAGTGCTGAGAGAAAGAAACAGAAGAGGATCTATGGAATAACTGGACAAAGTGGTGATTGGAAGTCAGAAACCAGCAGAGAATGTTATAAACTGACATGTAGCACTTAGTAGTAGTAAAAATGATATTTAGAGACTTTATATTTGTTGACCACAGGTAAGAATGAGTGAACCAGAATGAAAGAAAAATCGAGGTGGGCTGAGAAAAAGTTAGAGCAAAGTTAGTAATAGTCAAAGAGCTGGTAGAAAGAAACGTAGATGGGAACCTATGGAACAACTGGATGGGGTGGCAATTGGAAGTTGGAAATCAGCTGAGAATGTTATAAATAACATGTAGTATTTAGTAgtagtaaaaataatatttagagAGTTAATTAATACTATCACTCAATATATTGCCAGCTTACATTCTTAGCTCCTGACAGTTTCCAAATACCATAAAACAGCACTCCACATCCTGCAAATGCGTATAAAGTTCCCCATCCTAGAGCTCGTAATGCTAAAGACGCCCCTGTCTCGGACAATTCTCTTGTTGGTGTCATTCCAATTCCAAAATGTTTTGGGTCTTGCCTTTTTGCAGATGCTAATGTTGCTCCAAATCCTATGAGGGCTGATATACCAGATACTCCAGAGAGGAAGATTGCAGCTACAAATAGTATGTTATAATAAGTagtttttaaatacatatttgaaGAAATGCACATAAATAAGAGCTCCGTTTTGAAAAACTGTTGTTACCTTTAACTTTAAATTGTCTATCTTCATCAGATATCTTTTTAATATCTGATACACCAACATTTTCAGCTGCCATAAATATTTTctgtataaaataataaattctagaaatttcaaagaaaaataaaacttttCCAATTTTAGAAGTTAGATCTAAGGTTAGAGGTTAGAACTTACACTAAAGTCTTCTTTTTAAATTTCGTTTTATTGGTCAAATAAGTTGTTGGCTGTGTTAACTATAGAAGTAGTCAAGGAACTTTTTGTGTCACAGTCTATTTATGTTACTAATCAAgtagtattgttttattataaaaaattgaatGTTTTATTACGcataatttaaatgtttttccTTATATTATAGACGTAAAACGTTTGTTTCTAATcttgaaaaaaagaagaagtgatGACGTGCGAGGTGGGGCAAGTGGGGAGAATTGAAGTTGAAAGTTCGAAGATTAAATTATTTGTCAGTGCCAGTTTTGACATAATTTTTAATGTATTAGATTTTAGTGAAAGTGGTTCCtaattattttacaatattgaatacatttgttaattaTACATGTTAAGTTTTTGAGAAAGTGTAGTTTAGGTGTGTACCATATTGAAAGGTTATGTTATGATCTGATAGTATTTTGGTATTAGTCAAAAAAACATTAATAAACAATGGTGAAAATATATTGTCTCAGTGTTTTATACAAAGGACCAACAACTGCAACCTGGTTGAAATCAGCCTTCGAACTTCAAAGCTTCAGCTTTTTCCAAAGAGGGTCAATTCAGGAGTTCATGTCATTCTTTTGCAAAACCATAGTGGAAAGAACAATACCAGCCTCAAGGCAGAGTGTTAAAGAAGGAGGTTCGATTTCACTGTATATTCATTAGTCTAGactagggtgaccaaatcataaacttgagAAAACAAGACACATCCAAAGAGGGTTTGGGGATACTCTTCAGGGGCCTCATAGAGACGTAATCatttaaacatgccatttttagCTAATTTGAGACATAAATCTTTTTCAATTTACCTATGAAcatgtaatttaatttaaaatgtggGGCATGTAATAAATACCTAATAACAAAGACTTTGCAGTTTAAAAGtcgggacaatcccgtttttattGAAAGTTTGGTCACCCCAGTCTAGGTGGGGTCTGTTTTGAATTTGACAATTTCATAGGAGTGTATTCTTTTGCTGGAATCATTTCAGGATCTACCTTATATCAATAATCATGATATGAGCCAGCCACAAACCTTGTGCTCAATttttaacacattcacggacacaCTTCACATGTAGCCACATCTTATGGACTaagtgacttcatatgcagtcgtgTCTGTGAATGTGCTAACCAAGTCTTGCTTTGCAATTTTAAACAGTATTTGACTTGctataaattgaaaatttaatgtttattgtttaaaaatagtaattgggaaaaagtgcgaaaaatggagttttaccaacaccaaattgttctatatggtccacatattattcagtaaaaagttacaccattttgagcatccggtttggggagggggagatgggggagaagtcggtaaattagtagtttgtttATGTTTTTCACATACCAttggccactgaaatagcaaatcctgttgaagaaaatttctttcaatcagtaaatatattataaattgcccaaaaaatataaaaagtatcaaaaacctccactatatataatttttatataattttgctTTTATTTCAGCAAAAAAGTAGACTCCTATGGGAAATGTCGATTCTGGTCTGCTTTTCGACTGATCCCCCGTGActatttgtaataaaattattattaattcgtACTTTCTTTTAGAATATTTGTGTCATGTATATGTACGAGCTGATAACTTAGCTGGTGTTATCATAACTGATCATGAATACCCATCAAGGGTTTCTCACACACTAATAACAAAAATACTAGACGAATTTGGTGCCAAAATTCCTGCAGCTAACTGGCCCAGCCTTGAGGAGAGAGATGTACCATTTCCACAATTAAATACCTACTTAGCGAAATATCAAAATCCTAGAGAAGCAGATGCTATTACAAAAATTCAAGAAGATCTTGATGAAACGAAGATTATTTTGGTAAGAATTATTGATTTACTTATAGAACATTTCACATTAAGAACGAAACGTTGCTTAGATAGGCCAATGAATTTCTTATGGACGATAGAAGCGAGCGAATGCCATGCCATACTGATTAGAATGAATCATATATCAGCAGTCGAGTAGCCACCTGTGCCCGagaggtttggcaacactgatctcaCATAAGTGCAATGTTCCGTTCTTAATGTGAAACaaagtacagtagagcgtcgataatccgaactaattggtacaggggtagttcagATTaccaaattgttcggattatcgaacatattattatgttcaaaatacaaagctcataaacatagtacatatgtacatatgtacatacgttttagttacaaggaataaaacacctgcataataaacaaatatattgtatgtatttctgcataaacaaaacaaaaatccgcggtcatattttgcctatattgtcatattaaatccaaaaattcggtccacgatcatattttttaattttataatttttttttgcgttcggattagcgacgctctactgtatagaTGAAATATTAGGAGCTAATATTCCAGAATATATTGTTTAGTTAAAAAAAGTATTATCTTTTGCAATATGCGCTATATTGATTACTAAATGGGTATATGCAGAACTGAAGCATgataacaaaatatttaatttgtcTCAAATTTATCTAtactttattattgtttattgatTATTTGTGGTATTTAATTACAACTATATAATTTGGTACAGACATAATATTGAATAATGTTGAAATGTATTACAACTACCATAAAATTTTTTATCAGGTATCAATATTggtattattaaattatataattATGTCACAGACATATTAAGAACAACGATAAGTGTAGTTTGGCAAATGGGTTTAGTTCCTGCAG
This genomic window from Diabrotica virgifera virgifera chromosome 1, PGI_DIABVI_V3a contains:
- the LOC114324614 gene encoding transmembrane protein 242 — its product is MAAENVGVSDIKKISDEDRQFKVKAAIFLSGVSGISALIGFGATLASAKRQDPKHFGIGMTPTRELSETGASLALRALGWGTLYAFAGCGVLFYGIWKLSGAKNLQEFRYKMGSALPVIPRNNPPQGRTEFSGLNDLLDYLQHQKGVNDK
- the LOC114324613 gene encoding synaptobrevin homolog YKT6, encoding MVKIYCLSVLYKGPTTATWLKSAFELQSFSFFQRGSIQEFMSFFCKTIVERTIPASRQSVKEGEYLCHVYVRADNLAGVIITDHEYPSRVSHTLITKILDEFGAKIPAANWPSLEERDVPFPQLNTYLAKYQNPREADAITKIQEDLDETKIILHNTIQAVLERGEKLDDLVSKSEGLSIQSKAFYKTARKTNSCCSFT